Within the Silurus meridionalis isolate SWU-2019-XX chromosome 2, ASM1480568v1, whole genome shotgun sequence genome, the region atgtgtactgttcagtgaaaTTTTCATCCCAACTGTAGTcttaagccattgtagcagactgcgtgtataaattacagtccaaatccattttcaTAGCTCTTAAGTTGCTCAGCaactttatggatctttaggctgttcatctTGAAATACCCCCTGCTGCATCGAGTGGTGtccaattaaagagaactcCCTTGAGAAACTCTTGATTTCCTTTAGTGTGTAACACCTCAGACCAGGTGTGGTCCAAATAGGCTTTGCcctctccttccttagtgtttcACTGATGAAACTACTACAACTCTAGACAATTCAGCAGTGAAGACCAGGTGTGCCAGGCCGACTctcttgtatgtgtgtggtacAGTGATTTTTTAGCAAAGCATAACTAATATGattctaaaataattttaaagagGCCTAAAAGTTTTTTGAAATAGATAGTATGAGAAATTGGACActtaggaaggagaaaaggatttgtaccgattggacTTCTTTGGATTTTGGTTTTGGTTCTCCCTGCTTTGCACGGTCTGACTGTTCTGTTTAAGGACTGATTTTTTGGACTCTGTTCTGGCTTCGGATTTTGGACTGGTTATAAGACTGTTTTTGCTTAGCTCCCATTGCTCTGCTTGTCAGCAATTTTTGATCTTATTGCTCTTCATTAAAAACTGTTTTCATCATACACCTGGTTGTAACCTGCATTTGGGTCTTTCCCTCCCATTCACCCAACCAGTCACGCGCATTCAGTGACAAAATAATCTGGCCTTGCATCGTGCACCCTGTCCCACCTGCTTTTCTGACatataaatgaggaaaattaaagaattttggatgatgtgaagatggtgaagcaggaagtgggtAGGATTAGTGAGGAGAaagtaagagcagcgattaggaggatgaagagtggaaagtctgttggaccagatgacataccagaagaagcgtggagatgttttggAGAGATGGAGttgagtttttaaccagattgtttaataAGATTCTGGAagatgagaggatgcctgaggattgaagaaggagtgtgctggtactgattttTAAGAATTAGGgagatggagacggatgatccactgtggcgacccctaatgggagaagccgaaagaagaagaagaagaagaagaagaagaaggttctTCGAATAGATAAATGCTCTTAGCTGTTTCTGACTGTATGTATGAACATATgacttttttaaagaagattTGGAACTCTTGTGTATTTCTTTAGCCAACCCCACAATTTTTTCCACAGTAAAGGCCTGGTAATAAAGGCCTTAATTCAGGCTATTGCACCACTTTTGTTTTGATATGGATTTCAGCCTTTAGTTTGTCATCCTGCTTGAAGATCCAGCCATAACCCAGTTATAACTGGATTGCAGAAGCAGACAGATTTTCACTGTAATTCACCAGGCACCCCTGGGGTAATCCTTTAAGTTTCTATATATCATGAAGCATTCAGAATAAATTTCCTTTAGCGTTGACTGTTTGAAGAACCTGTAAGGAACTGTCAAAGAGAGCATACATTGCatacaaatttattttgtaagaAAATAATTTGACTGGGGTGCTTTTCTGCTTCATACAGCTTTcacaatatttctttttcagaaataaaaacctttaagcATAAAGCTATCTTCAGTTATTTTGAACGATGCCAGTAATGCTacaccagctttttttttttaaacaatcatcagtgtcatttcatttcatctttAGTTTCCTTTTTAGTTCATATGTCTTGGAGACATAAACACTTCTGGTTAGAAGTAAAAGGTTATTATAGAgcttataaaagaaaagaataaagtaGATTTTATGTTGTGATAAATGCTTTGAATTACCTTGATTAAAACATTACATACTGCTTATAAAACTGTAAATCATCTAAAGGTTCTAGTTTACTAAAGACGCTGCGATATGAATGATGATTTAACCAAAGCAAAACCAGTAATCAATTGAACAACAACATGTTTAAATCAATTAGTAATTACTGTTGAGTTTACAATATTGTGATTTCAGGTATAATATGTGCTACTAAAGAATAACAACCATAACAATAAgaacaccaacaacaacaaaagtcAAAAGTAACACCAAGGCATTTTCAAGCATCACAACCAAGGTCTTTCAGTGCAGCAGTCCTCTAGCTGTCCAATAACAACTCCTGGCCACCAGATGGCAGCCTTTATCCTTTATTATGAAAAGTATTTTACAACTTTTAAGTTCCATATGCTTGGCAAAAGTGACAATATCAAGCATAAGTCATGTCTAACATATGATCACCGTGGCCGTCGTATGGGTGGTGGAGGGGTGGATCTTGGAGGAGGCACGTGGTGGAGGTGACGAGCTGGACTTGATACGTAACGCTCGTTCAGCATCGTGTCTGGAAACCTATAGATAGAATAGTATATTAAAATGTACTCATTAAGCAGACACTTTTACCTGAAGCAACTTACATTAGGGCCCAGCCATGGCAGTTTAGCAGTAACAGGATTCAAGATTTGGATAAAAGATTAAACCACTAATATAACAGCTGATGTAACCACTGCCTAGATGAAAACTTAAAAGAAACTGTCCATGCAAGTAAAATTACAGTAGGAATGCAAATGAAAATTAATGGCATATATAaccaaaaaaaagctaaaaaactCAAAACCAACATGACAATTTCGGATACATATTTCAATGTCATCTCAGTGTCAGCACAAGTAACTGCTTATCTCTTTGGCCATAATCTTTACCTGACCACTAAAGCACCACAGGCCATGATAAAAGTCTTATTGTGGCAGTGTGGGTTTCAAATCCTTTTAAATCCATTTAACATACTGTTTGTAAATCACTGTAAGCTTTAATACATCAGAAGCTTTTTTTCTGGTGCAAACTAGGCacaatatattcaatatttgtGCGCATGTCACATTTTACTTTGATAATCGCTAAAAATGGATGTGCATTACAAATCTTTTATTGAAATGTCATAGCTCAATGTACCATTACACACTGTAGTAAATTAATTACTTTTAAGCCTTTATCAATATGGTTTATATATCTACATTATAATAACACAAGTGCCTTAAAAGATGTTTTCATGAAATACATTCAAGTGAGTGTTTTGAAATAAAGAGGAGGGAGCTTTTTTATTCACCCAGCATTTTAAATATAGAACTGACTTCCTGTATGTTATCATCAAATTCCCACTCATACCACTATTAGCAATTCCAGACTATAGTTGTTGTAAACTCTGTAGTTTAATTGTAtttcagctttattttattatgcgATGCTAAAATGTTTTTGGCACAGAATGGTACTAGACCTGTGttaaaattgatctgaaatgtattattaaagttAACATGTTCATTTTTCTTGTTATTACGTCACTTAATTCAGGCTTATCTACAGTAGGTCTACAGTTTAGTTCAAACCACAACATCCTGTTCCTATTACAAAACAGGAAGTTTAGAATATTATGCTTTAACATAtatgaaacaaaaatatgacttACTGTAGATAAAGGCACAAAAATATTTCACGATATAGTTGAAACTTATAGTACCTCCGTTTGTGGTTGAAAGAACATGTGATTCTATTTATGGTTTGCCACATGGAGGAAAGTTTATACCTctacaccaaacagaacttccTGTCACAGATGTCAAGCACGCAGCACTTcttacagtaaaaataaacGATCCATTTCTACAGAAAATAATAGTCACTACCCAGTTTCGTCTAGTATTTTCTGTCACATCTCTTTAATATGATTTAGAGGAGTCTGGATTGAGGAACTTGTTTGCACTTTGCTTTCATTTTCCACTTTCTGACTGCAAATAACTCACTAGGtggataatataaaaaaaacttttaacttattttaattatgtcagaaaatgtcaaaatgttttgtCAATTGGTTTGAGTCAAATCATTTATAATCTATTATGGGAGGTgaagattttaagaaaatatcATGAAAGAAACTTGATTCCATCAAATTCATCACATTTAACCCATTATGTTCGGAAAAGTTTTGAATCAGTGGAAACGCAGGTAAAAAGTACGTACCGTTCAGGTACACGTGGAGGGATTCTAGGAGGAGGGAGTGTGGGCCGAGTTTCAGGTGATGGCCGGGGTGGGCGAGGTGGAGGAACACTGTTTTCCTGGGGCTCCTTCATCAAGACAGAGACACATACCTGATTACATTAATACATGGCTTTATACTACAAATTTCCTTTAAAGATCACATGATATTGTGATGACATGATATCACATGAGAGTGCCTATCCTAAAAATGCTAGGCTTCATTATTATGCAtgattaaaatacaataaagacATTCTATTTAAATGTGGACATGTTTTTAAGTGATTATAAGTGTCATTATTATTCTAATAGAGGATGGGAAAAGAGACTGTGTTCACCTCTAGGTCACCATCTGGCCCACTGCTGTTGCTGACAGTACTTAGCGTGCTCAACCTGTTGCTGCCACTGCCTGTTTAAATCATAGATAACCATTAACATGTGAAAcacctttatttattatacttataGCTGTTTTAAAGATCTGGACTAGACTGTTTTTGGCCTTCGATAGCTGCTGTTCTCGATAAACTCATGCTGTATAAAATATAGTCTGTATAACACATGAATATGCTATGAATGATATGCTGTTTGCCTTATCCATGATTGgaaagaaacattaaaaaactaCTTCTGAGcacttattattaatattcttcGTGATAtaggtgtttgtgtgagaaATATTCATAACAGCATTTCCTGTACTGTTCCAGGACGATTCCATTTTTATAGGCCACTATGATAAAGACAATCAGCGCACAACATTTCAAAGGAGTAACCTTTAAATactgcaaataaaatgaataaaatgatctttggaaaaatcaagaaaaaactaatataaaagagaaattaTTCAACATCTGATGCAGTGTTACTCACTAGATGTGCTGGATGTACTTCCTGTATGCCAAGTTCCCCTCTGTGGTGTTttgtttaaagcaggagggTGGTTAATGGAGCGAGGAGCTGGTTCATACACTGAACATTCAACATTCATATGAGATCCCCATTGCAGGTTCCTCTGCACTGGAGCAGTTATATCCAGatctgatataaaataaaattatatatatatatatatatatatatatatatatatatatatatatatatatatatatatatatacatataaagagaaaacacacagaaaacagaagATAAATTGAGTTAAAAGTTACGTAAAAGAGTTCAAACACGAAGTGACAGATGATAAAGACAGTTAAATATTGTGTAAGAAGTTCATGGCAGTTTATGACAGCTCATGAAGGTAAAAAATGCAGCCCACACGTATCTCTGGGAAACAATGATGTAATGTTGCTTTAATTAATTTGGCAGACATTTTTATTGTAGGCAATTTATGAGTTATGGAAACATACTATTTTAGTACAGAGCCTAGGCATAAAGTAGTAAGCATATGTGTGCATTGACAGAAGGGACAGAAAAAAGTGGGCATAAAGAAGAATTCCAGAAAAGCAGGCATAAAAAGGGTCTTAATGACATGGACATATGGAAAGGTCTTAGCAAAATTTGTAAAGGGCCTAGTAAAGTAGTCCTAAAGAAGCGTCCTAAAGAAGCAAATTCAAAGGGTCCTCATGATTGAAAAAAGCCTCAAAAGACACTAATGAAGGAGGCACCAAGTAAAGTATACAAAGGGCATGTAGAAGATTCATagtaaagtaaatataaatcagGGTTCTAAATAATAAAGCTGGCAAATATTGTctactggaaataaaaaataaacaaccacTTCTTTCTTAACTACATTGTTTGTATAGCAGTTGTACTTTACTTAATGTTTTGGAATTAAAAGCAGTGTGAAATGAAGGGCATACCTAACACTTTTCCACTTTTTCCTTTGTCCTTTTTACGTCTGATGATGCTATCCCGTAATTTTTGTAAATTTTCCTAGATAtggataaaattatttaataaataatgatataaatggAAAGTCAAACAATGTTATGTTTGAAAAACAAGTTGGTATTAAaaggaatatataaatatgtgcatTAACTAACATGATGCTCATGATGTATTGCAGAGTGATTTTCTATGAGTACCTGCTGGAACCGAACGGACTGGGAACGTTTCTCCTGGTCAAATTGCCAGGCTTTAAACTCCTGCACTGCCTCCTCCACAGTCAGCGCTCCCACCTTCACCCTCTCCTGCAGGGAGATGAGCTGCCTCTGACCCGGGGTCTTCATGCCCGCATATGGATCGTGGCCACTGCTTAGCATTCGCTCTGGAGCTGGCCTCACTGGTGTTTggaacataattaaaataaattacactttAATCCCACTTTACAACtatcttgttatttttttagataattttaaataatagcaTTAATTTTTGAACTCATACCTTGAGAAGACTGGTTGCTATTGGTTTCTGAATACAACGAGTTCTTGGAAGAGAAAActgcaaaaatgtttaaaaatttttatgtatttgatgTTTATCAGACTCAAAGAAGAGAGCACCAATCAAATGCAATTTGCAAAAGCAAAGAGTTTCGTATTTTGATGGAAACAGTTGTTTACACCAACGAAATCAGAAAGTTGAAAAAATATAGAACACGTGTGGTGCATGTTGTATTTGTGGTATATATGTGGTACCTGTTGAAATGTAGGTTTTGCATTCCTCAGGTTCAGAGATAGGGCATGCTCGAGGTACTGGGGCCGGGGGACGATTTGCAATAACAGGTGCAAAGCCACTTTCGTCATCTATGGTGTCATAAATTTCCTCTGGAAAGCAGAGCTTATATGGGTCTTCCTCATCGTCCTCCTCATAGTTTTCCACATTGTCTTCTATGTTTTCCAGTTCGGGCTCGTCAAATTCTTTACCCGAGTATGCATTATTTGCAAGATCGTCTTCTGTCTCGGACTGCTTCTGTACATTTGCTAAAGTTAAATATTAGATGTCAGTTActtaacaaaaaatacaaaaactagTGTTACACAAACTCTTACATAATCTTACATAAACATTTcaatataaaatgatacaatAATAATCCAGTAAACAGTAATATCACATAATTCACATCTGCAAATACAATGTTGGACTCAAAGATGTTTATGTATACAATCAAATGCTGGAAAATTTATTTCAACATAAGATCAGTTAAATATTCACACTCATGCAAAacattcattatttcttttttgatcAATTATGTTCCAAATACATTaagggtgtaacagtacacaacaTTCACCTCGGTATTTAAGCCACGGTTCAGTTCAATTTCGATatggttagggggaagaaatgcaaaacattaaattgcttgtcgtttttttataaactcttttttattattatgaatttttgtgatcatcaacatttgaacagtttatatttttattacaattttaaataaattgcctgtttggttaaataagatataaaaacttattttataatattttataaagaatttaatataataaatcaaatcaatgtgatacactttttattatattgattcaatttagtaatcaattaaattggctcaaattaaattaaattaaattaatggatttttttttattaaatagtttacatttgttagaccccatttgagtaatacagattcaacatactttaacaaatatctttatttcttccatccttaattcattcactccctcgatatgtggaattgtcatgACATTTTTCAAGAGAAATTCTCAAAGCTCTTCATAAAgcgaatccatatcgctagcgTTAGAGGCTAGTCACTTCCTGATTAGCAGCTAATGCTAGCACTATGGTTTCATTACCGTTTTCATGTATGCATGCAATCTTATTTCCAATATGGAGTGTGTAGACATaatgacactgtgctaactctagtttctttttttatacctctgctaatgttgtgtatgtaagtttatgattaaaaaaaaatgcgcTCTCAGTGCAAAGTGGAGACCAAACCAACTTGCGGGCTGCTACTTAAAATGTTCCTGAAGGAACTCAGATTTcaactatgttccgcacataAGAGGGATTGTACCCCTGTACCGAAAAATTCAGGTATGAATACGTGTActattacacccctaatatatagcAATTCTACATTTAGTACTTTAATACGTTAATACCTTTAatgaaaactacaaaaaaaagttttactctCTAATTAAACTTTTAATCTCATTCAAACCAAACATTTTTTAGTAAATGTCATGTATGTCATGTCTCTGTCCTTTCACCTGCAAAAAACTTTCTCAACACAGCGTCTTCTGAATGAGACTCATTAAAAGAACTGTCCAAACTCTCCAAGTCCTCATCTACCGAGAAAGGAATCACATAATGCATTTTACTCATGTATTTTCAGTCACGAATTCTTTCTCAGAAATGATGCATTAAATTGTTTGTAAAAAGCTGACAAattatcattttctttgttattataatgtatttgaGAATATCAGTGTATTATATCGATTTTTGTGGCACAGAATGCATTGCAGAAAGCTGTTATTAACTTACACAGCTGTATGTCAGGATTGAGTTGCATCATGGACTCGTAGATGTCCTCCTGAAGAGAAAACTTTGCAACAAAGTTTTGCGATGAATTTGCCATTGGCTCATAAATGTCCTCATCTTCATGAGTTCCCATGGATTCCTCTATGTGACACTTGACTAAGTCTACGGTCTCCTGGATGGTTTTACAATTCAAAAAGCATTAACATGATCAACATTGGCACTATTAATTGATAAAGtgaggaataaataaatgattaaataaaatgattaattatcaataataattaattattctgTTTGTTGGACAACCTACTGCTAATTGTGGCACTTTGTCATATATAATGCTTTAGAACATTAGAAATAATTAAGACATAGATGACTTAATTCAAAAACAGCCAAATTAGGTTATCTTGAGTGTTTTAATGATTGCCAATTAATGTGAGGCAAATACCAAGTTTTACACATAAAACTGATGTCCACTTACAACATAATCATCCATGAACTGTCTCAAATCAGGAAAACCACTTTTCTCAGCCATGGTATTAGGGTAATCCCCATGCTTGTTCGCTATGCTGTAGGCCTGAAGGGCTCCAGGACATTGCAGCAAAGTGCTAGTCAGCTGTTTTAATCCATGCTTTGCCGAGAAGTGAAGTAACGTTGGAAGTTCCACATCCCTCTGATCTGAGTGTCCACAATGGGCAGGTTTCAAGATGTAATTATTCAGTTTTAATGTGATACTAATTCttgtgttataaataaaaatacgtATGTGCCAAATCATTCATATCACATAATACCCATTATACATAGAGAAAGTGatttttaatgcaaatgaaataaaaaagggggCTCACTTGTACTCTCCTCATCAAGCTGAGTAATTCCAAATATTTTTAGTCCATTTGGAGGCATCTGTTTTTTTAGAGAATCTGTGAACAATTTATCCAATTCCTCTAAAGAATTTGATGAAATACTGAATGCCTAAAAAACAAACGGTGTCATTTACGTCAGCAACATGACACCAGTGTACATTAGAGGATAGTTACAACAAATGCAGTATTTAAAAATTAGAAACATTTTTACTTCTAATCAAGGCTCACAGTTTTTTAGATTAGGAATTAGCAACACAATCTGTACAGTTTAATATGTATGttctttatatttctgttattttttaaaccaataaaatgtgctttatttGAGCAGATACAaaaccacaaacaaaaacacaaacacaaaaaagagtATAAAGTCTTTTCTTAAGTCTGTTTATCCATCTTAATACGTCAAATTATTACCTTAATGAACtgtgaaaataaatggaaacaatTACCTGACAAAAGAAATGCACGGGGTCCATAACTTTCTCAAGATAATTGCTAATTTCCTCCATTTCTGTGTAGTATGTCACAGTTGTTGAAAATAAAGGCGACTCATTATTATAAAGCTGCAGAATAACTTCTCCAGTTGGCATTTCTGAAAGAATATCGATTTTATAATATTAGAATATGATATAtgcattttataatatatacaataaagtacaacaaatacataaagTGCAATAATATcccatttttatgatttttctgAGAAcacaaatgttatttaaacacttgcgtttaattattatacactttttaaaataaaatagtattttagtAGTTAAGGTTTTAGGTGTCGAACAGATACATTCTGACAATACCTGTGAAATTATCAGGAAAGTGTTCATTAATGTCATTTCTGTTTACAATCTCATGATATCATGCACCTCCATCAGAAATTACATTCAACATCATTTAAAAGTGTACGCACAAATGTGCCAGAAATAACATGCAAATGATACTAAAAGTGAAAAGTTAGAGAGGAACTAAAAACAAGAAGTTCCTTGCTCGGATCTGAGACCCACCAGGTGACTGAACTGTAACAATATATTCGTTCACAGCAGTTCCCGGCACATGTTTCGTCGAACTTTCACATCGAAACTCCACTTCAATGTTGTCTTGACTGTTTAACTTGTTTGCCATGATGATATAAATATCCACTTGGGTCTGGAAATGTGGAGAGGAAattatatttcaatattaaaCAATGGCAACAAATGGTCACACACAGCAAATTTTTATACAGGCATATATACAAGCTTATAAATAAATTGCAAGTGTTTTCTGTAAAAAGGCCTTggtgacaaaaaaaagtgtgatctAAATGTCACAGCTATTCAGCACAGACAAGCCTGAGGACAAGTTACAAATGTGTGTCATGAAACAATAGTTTTAAATACTTACCCCACAGAGGATTCTGTTAGGTTGGACTGTAATGCATGATTTCTGTTCTTCTGATAGAGACAGGCTTCTCAGTTGACACGAGTTTTCATCAAAAACCCCTACATCTTCCTCTGGTGACTGGAAGTTATCTGAATGGACCAAGTGTGGTTCCTCTGGATCAGGCTGATCCAAAATTTGTGTTGGTGATTGGATCATAGTTTCAGCAATAGCTTCTTCCTCAGGAATATCAATGATTTctttggggaaaaaagattcttattttttcttaaaatcagaaaaaacaaacaaagtgtTGCTGGAATGGTTTACATGGTTAATAGTTCTagatttctaaaatatttgGGACCTTTTTTTGGATTTGGCACAAAATGAAAAACCCTCAAAAagtcaagattttttttccttaacaaaaaaatacatacctTCCTGAATAACTTCACAGACTGTAGAGACATACAGTGCTGGTTCGTCATCTGAATCAAGCTTTCTCCAATAATTCCAGTGTTCAAAATAGTCCATCAAGTCATCGTTTTCAGAGATGCCACACAAAAATGCAACGATCTTTCTTGGCGGACAAAGAAACTTCTTCAAGGTGTTCCGCACCCCTGGTTCGCTTTGAATATCTATAAATGTTTCTGAGAGTAACAGCAAGATGCACTGGCTATCTCTAAAAACTGAATAGTCTTCATCTTGCACTGAAAGTTCCTCATCCACAAGATAGAAAGAAATAGAATCCTCAGGGAAATGATGTGAAGCCTCCAGGATAAGCTTTAGGTAGGAGGCCCAGTCATGGGCCTCACTAGTGTGCACAATTAACACTGAGCACATAATTAAGCATCCAGGATTTACTGCAAAAGAAGAGTTAAAATTATTGTCTGTTTCAAGTACAGGTTCCTGTGCCAACTGTTGAAAACGACCATGTGTCTGCAGGCATTTGGACTGATAACACCCACACATCCCTAAAAATTTGACTACAATATGTCTTATTCGATACTATAAACCCAGAAGCTAGATTGTTGATTTGAAACTaactgtgacaaaaaaaaaacggatcCTCATCTAAAACATGAACGGAGTCATTGTTCTTGTGTAACCTTGATGTATTCTATTTTCAGAGTACAATTTAAGTGTGAACCAAGCAAACTGCAAGACTGACAAATCAGTAGGCAAATTCCTAATCATGCATTATTTACTGATGtgtgtatttagtttttttaattctgttttctatgtttgtatgtggtgtttgtgaaaaggaaattacataaaaataaacttttaaaaacaacaatgcttaaaatatattaaggagaaaaaaactaaaagataaaaatatccaaaacaaTCCAAGAAATGAAACAAACTTTACAAAAAATACTAAGAAAAGTGTTTGATGTGACCTTAGTAAAAGATATTTGGCAAAGGAACTATAAAACACCTGCCAGAAACGGAAGTTTCAATGCAAAAAGCAATGTGCTGCGGTGGGCTACAGGGGGG harbors:
- the pik3ap1 gene encoding phosphoinositide 3-kinase adapter protein 1, translated to MCSVLIVHTSEAHDWASYLKLILEASHHFPEDSISFYLVDEELSVQDEDYSVFRDSQCILLLLSETFIDIQSEPGVRNTLKKFLCPPRKIVAFLCGISENDDLMDYFEHWNYWRKLDSDDEPALYVSTVCEVIQEEIIDIPEEEAIAETMIQSPTQILDQPDPEEPHLVHSDNFQSPEEDVGVFDENSCQLRSLSLSEEQKSCITVQPNRILCGTQVDIYIIMANKLNSQDNIEVEFRCESSTKHVPGTAVNEYIVTVQSPEMPTGEVILQLYNNESPLFSTTVTYYTEMEEISNYLEKVMDPVHFFCQAFSISSNSLEELDKLFTDSLKKQMPPNGLKIFGITQLDEESTNQRDVELPTLLHFSAKHGLKQLTSTLLQCPGALQAYSIANKHGDYPNTMAEKSGFPDLRQFMDDYVETVDLVKCHIEESMGTHEDEDIYEPMANSSQNFVAKFSLQEDIYESMMQLNPDIQLYEDLESLDSSFNESHSEDAVLRKFFAANVQKQSETEDDLANNAYSGKEFDEPELENIEDNVENYEEDDEEDPYKLCFPEEIYDTIDDESGFAPVIANRPPAPVPRACPISEPEECKTYISTVFSSKNSLYSETNSNQSSQVRPAPERMLSSGHDPYAGMKTPGQRQLISLQERVKVGALTVEEAVQEFKAWQFDQEKRSQSVRFQQENLQKLRDSIIRRKKDKGKSGKVLDLDITAPVQRNLQWGSHMNVECSVYEPAPRSINHPPALNKTPQRGTWHTGSTSSTSSSGSNRLSTLSTVSNSSGPDGDLEEPQENSVPPPRPPRPSPETRPTLPPPRIPPRVPERFPDTMLNERYVSSPARHLHHVPPPRSTPPPPIRRPR